The following proteins are co-located in the Pedobacter sp. FW305-3-2-15-E-R2A2 genome:
- a CDS encoding MFS transporter, which translates to MKQHSSKVIRAAVAAMFFMTGLCFSSWASRIATIQQKLSLSDAELGGVLFALPVGLMLSLPLSGWAVTKIGSRRLLAVALITYGLMLITLGAATEVYQLVICLVLFGLASNATNISVNTQAVATEALYKKPIMASFHGLWSMAGFIGAGIGTLMIGQNISPMPHFMIIAVITTLSVIFCWSYLHNDKNPVKTGAAFAIPDKSLLTLGLIAFCSMVCEGAMFDWSVIYFKKIVLAEKAWMAAGYTAFMCTMAMGRFVADRFAARFGLKRTLQVSGILTTLGLLIAVIFPTLTTAIIGFMLVGAGVSSVVPMVYSAAGKSTTMSPGAAIAAVSTISFVGFLIGPPVIGFLAGAFTLKVSFMFIALMGASVVILSTRAKL; encoded by the coding sequence ATGAAACAACATTCTTCAAAAGTGATACGTGCGGCAGTGGCTGCTATGTTTTTTATGACCGGCTTATGCTTTTCAAGCTGGGCATCGCGTATTGCGACCATACAACAAAAGCTTTCCCTATCGGATGCCGAATTAGGTGGTGTATTGTTTGCATTGCCTGTTGGATTGATGTTGTCATTGCCATTGTCGGGCTGGGCAGTAACCAAAATTGGGAGCCGCCGGCTTCTTGCGGTTGCTTTGATCACTTATGGTCTGATGCTGATCACACTTGGCGCAGCTACGGAGGTTTACCAGCTCGTGATTTGCCTGGTGCTCTTTGGGTTGGCGAGCAATGCCACGAATATATCGGTGAATACACAGGCAGTCGCTACGGAAGCTTTATATAAGAAACCTATTATGGCTTCCTTTCATGGTTTATGGAGCATGGCGGGCTTTATCGGAGCAGGGATCGGAACTTTAATGATCGGTCAGAACATTAGCCCGATGCCGCATTTTATGATCATCGCTGTCATTACGACCCTTTCTGTTATATTTTGCTGGTCTTACCTGCACAATGACAAGAACCCGGTAAAAACAGGTGCTGCCTTTGCCATTCCGGATAAATCTCTGCTTACATTGGGATTAATTGCCTTCTGTTCTATGGTTTGCGAGGGGGCAATGTTTGATTGGAGTGTCATTTATTTTAAGAAGATTGTGCTTGCAGAAAAGGCCTGGATGGCCGCTGGTTATACCGCCTTTATGTGTACTATGGCGATGGGGCGTTTTGTAGCGGATCGTTTTGCGGCCCGTTTTGGATTGAAAAGGACCTTACAAGTTAGCGGGATATTGACTACCCTGGGTTTGCTGATCGCTGTAATCTTTCCAACACTGACGACCGCAATTATCGGATTTATGCTCGTTGGTGCGGGTGTCTCTTCTGTGGTACCTATGGTGTATAGCGCCGCAGGGAAATCAACAACGATGTCGCCGGGAGCAGCAATTGCCGCAGTTTCGACGATCAGTTTTGTTGGCTTCCTGATTGGGCCACCTGTGATTGGTTTCCTTGCAGGAGCATTTACTTTAAAAGTCTCCTTTATGTTTATTGCTTTGATGGGTGCCAGCGTTGTAATCTTATCTACCAGGGCAAAACTCTAA